The following DNA comes from Sebastes umbrosus isolate fSebUmb1 chromosome 8, fSebUmb1.pri, whole genome shotgun sequence.
aaataaacattttaattcacTTTACCTCTGTTATATTTAAATCAGTGCATTCTAGATATAATCCATATATCTATTGGAGGTGATCTTTTCTGTTTAGATCCTACTAAGTGATGAGAGATGTTACCTATCGTGAAGTATCTGTGATATCTTGTGTATTAGTGAACACACGCCATGCTGTTCAGATTGTAATAATGTCAGAATGACAGACTGTTAGACATTTCTATCatcattttcaaaacaaaagtgaatTTTGTATCTTGAATACAGtattttaatgtactgtaaGTAATGATTTTTGAAGGGATGAGCACAAAGgttctcctctttcttcactttttttaatgtcaaccaaaattaaacagaaactcACCGACTCAAAATCGTAGTGTTTAAcattatttattcctttatttcaaTAAAATCAGTTTGAGGTCCTAATTAATGTTGACTAATTCTCCTATACAAAGCACAGAACAGATCAAGTGAAATGTAGTGGTGAACGTGGAACAGgttcagagacacaaaacgagaCAAAGAGGTGACACGAGAGTCTCAAATTGCCGTCGGCCCTTTTACCAAACGGGACCTGAAAAATAGAGATTTAGGCAACTGAAGGTTCACAGTTCAAAACTGTTACTGAGGTCAAATGGTGGAATCAAAGTCAGCCCGCTCTATCTGAGAAAGATCAGCCGCTCTTTGTCTTTTCTGCTTGATTCTCTCCAGCTTTTATTGCATCCGTTTacagaaaagtaaaagaaaaaacgtcTCTCCTAGCCTTGAAAgcatgcaacaaaaccacaatatACCAAAACAAGCACCCTCTAATAATCTTATTAATGTCTAAAAACCCAGAGTATAACCGAACAAAAACAACCTGACCACACATTCAACATAACAAAGTGCTTCAAATCTTATTTCAGAAAGAAAACAGTTAAGTTTAAGACACAAATGCTCTATTAAAAGTGCATTTTGTCTGGTTAAACTGCTCATAGACAGCCCATTATTTGGAGAACAGGAGTTTTTGCATAAATTACCTGCTGACAAGTCGGCTCTTTTTTGTGatttgataatatatatatgctcATAAGTTGGTTGTGGGAGCTGTAAGTAATGTAAAAGTAACCGAAACATAACAATGCTTGACTCTTTTAAAACTACAGTACTGGAGGTCTCGGAGGAGGCTTGGTGGTTTCAGGGATAAGGCCAACgaatgtgtgtatctgtgttcatactgtatgtgtttctgtgtcgcTGAGTGCACCTTTGCTGTGTTTtcactctttcttcctctcctcctgtgttgctttctttcctctcttcctcgtCCGTCCTCCCGCTGAATCTTTATGCCTCCAGCTCGAAACCCAAGCCGACTTTGTGTCCGCCGCCGTTCACGTTCTTCCCGTCGAGCTGACCTGAGAGGGTGATCTTCACTCCTGCAGGGAGGGAGAGGGTCACATTATGTATCAAGTAGCCATCGCTATGCTATGTTGTGGACTGTTGTTAcaaaatgagtgaatgaatgagctAACCTGGCCTGAGGGTTTGTGTGTATCCAACTCCAACGAGGCAGGCGTTGTTAACTTTGGTCTGTGAGGAGAAACAAAACATCATGGAGGGGTGAGATAATCAGCATTCAGAGAGCAGATACTGTAGATGGAATCTGAGATGCAGTTGCATCATTTATATAATACATATGGAAACATCAGCCTCAGGTCAACAACTGCAGAGGAGTtagttgtgtctagaaggtaatccCGAGTTGGGGGAACTCTcatgagatggttaaggttaggcaatgaTCTCAAATAGTAAAGATTAAGATTcccatgctaacatgctaaactaaggtggtaaacagtaaacaaatatactaaacatcagcatgttaatattgtcattgtttgCTCAAAGAACAGCTACTGTATGTCTCACAGAGATGCTAGCGTGGTCCGAGACTCTTTGTATTGTTTAAAGCAGTTTCTAGGATTTGTCCCTGTTTTCTGCACAAATTGGAATCTATAATTAATCCTAATTGTCACTGCTATAGTGATGaggtttttgtcattttacatgTTGACTCCATGACATTGTTAAGTCAGTTCTTACAGACAGGTAGGTGTCCTTATCCAGCTGGTATTTGGCTGCAATTCCAAAGCGTGTGTTGTTGCTGCCGGCTGTCCACGCCACGTTGACCGCCGTCTCCAAGTTGCTGTTCAGCTTCTGGTAAACAGAGCCGCCGAACTCTGTGCCGTTATAACTGAAATACAAAGAAGGTGGAGATTAGCAGGAGTGGATATTCTGAGTCATCCTGAGGAAATGCTTCCTCATCCAAATGCACCACTTCCACTTCCTGCCTCTCTTTACTGCGACTCACATGTGGGTGTGAAGCTCTAAGTCACCCATCTTGTGTCCGAGGGCGAAGTTGTTTTGGGTCAGGTTGGATTTGGCCGTGTCAAAAGACAACTGGCAGCCGGCCATCCATTCGTTGTTGCCCAGCACGGCGGCGGCGTGGACGGTGGGACCGGCCACGTCGAAGTCCAGGTCGCAGCCAATATTTACAAAGTCACGCTTGTAGCCGGTCTTCAGTTTGGCACTCTTCTTCCTacagaaggaaagaaaaggggGAACAGTCATTTAGATTAGCATTGttaatatgtttaaatatacacATGTATTGATTTACTAATGGATTCACTTTGTTGTCAATGTATTGATTGAAAACTACTCAGCATGAACAGGATGGTTCTTACCCAGTGTTGGGAACAAATGATGCGTCAAGAGCGAGCTTCAGGCCCTTAGC
Coding sequences within:
- the vdac3 gene encoding voltage-dependent anion-selective channel protein 3 isoform X1, coding for MAEKGVVDEVLQDKTGKGKEAENKGHCGTCQHNAPKGHGTMSVPPPYADLGKAAKDIFSKGFGYGVVKLDVKTKSQNGVMEFATSGSNNTDTGKSGGHLETKYKVSELGLTFNQKWNTDNTLTAEVTMEDQLAKGLKLALDASFVPNTGKKSAKLKTGYKRDFVNIGCDLDFDVAGPTVHAAAVLGNNEWMAGCQLSFDTAKSNLTQNNFALGHKMGDLELHTHIYNGTEFGGSVYQKLNSNLETAVNVAWTAGSNNTRFGIAAKYQLDKDTYLSTKVNNACLVGVGYTQTLRPGVKITLSGQLDGKNVNGGGHKVGLGFELEA
- the vdac3 gene encoding voltage-dependent anion-selective channel protein 3 isoform X3 produces the protein MSVPPPYADLGKAAKDIFSKGFGYGVVKLDVKTKSQNGVMEFATSGSNNTDTGKSGGHLETKYKVSELGLTFNQKWNTDNTLTAEVTMEDQLAKGLKLALDASFVPNTGKKSAKLKTGYKRDFVNIGCDLDFDVAGPTVHAAAVLGNNEWMAGCQLSFDTAKSNLTQNNFALGHKMGDLELHTHIYNGTEFGGSVYQKLNSNLETAVNVAWTAGSNNTRFGIAAKYQLDKDTYLSTKVNNACLVGVGYTQTLRPGVKITLSGQLDGKNVNGGGHKVGLGFELEA
- the vdac3 gene encoding voltage-dependent anion-selective channel protein 3 isoform X4, whose product is MSVPPPYADLGKAAKDIFSKGFGYGVVKLDVKTKSQNGVEFATSGSNNTDTGKSGGHLETKYKVSELGLTFNQKWNTDNTLTAEVTMEDQLAKGLKLALDASFVPNTGKKSAKLKTGYKRDFVNIGCDLDFDVAGPTVHAAAVLGNNEWMAGCQLSFDTAKSNLTQNNFALGHKMGDLELHTHIYNGTEFGGSVYQKLNSNLETAVNVAWTAGSNNTRFGIAAKYQLDKDTYLSTKVNNACLVGVGYTQTLRPGVKITLSGQLDGKNVNGGGHKVGLGFELEA
- the vdac3 gene encoding voltage-dependent anion-selective channel protein 3 isoform X2, producing the protein MAEKGVVDEVLQDKTGKGKEAENKGHCGTCQHNAPKGHGTMSVPPPYADLGKAAKDIFSKGFGYGVVKLDVKTKSQNGVEFATSGSNNTDTGKSGGHLETKYKVSELGLTFNQKWNTDNTLTAEVTMEDQLAKGLKLALDASFVPNTGKKSAKLKTGYKRDFVNIGCDLDFDVAGPTVHAAAVLGNNEWMAGCQLSFDTAKSNLTQNNFALGHKMGDLELHTHIYNGTEFGGSVYQKLNSNLETAVNVAWTAGSNNTRFGIAAKYQLDKDTYLSTKVNNACLVGVGYTQTLRPGVKITLSGQLDGKNVNGGGHKVGLGFELEA